The Marinitoga sp. 38H-ov DNA segment AAGACTTAATGAAGGATTTTCTGATACGGCAACTGTAATTATATCTCCCACATTATAGTTTTTTTCTGGGTTTGATAATAGATTATTGGTTTTTGCTTTTTTCCACAACGAATCACTAAATGCTATAGTGAGAGTTAATAATACAATAACAAAAATCGAAATCCTTTTCATTTTAATACCCTCCTATATCAATTATTAATTTTGGTCCAGGAAATAATTTTCCGTTTATTAATACTCCAGTTTTTTCATTTCTTGCCATAATTGTTTCTCCAATTAAAGCATCATTCAATACTTTTACCCAAGATAAGACCTTAACACCATCAAAATAAACTTCTAAAGGAATAACTTGACCAGCAGAAACATCAGGTATTTTTTTTACGGAATTTTCAAATATTATTTCTCCCTTTCTAATAGTTCTATTTGCATAGTATTTCATAATATTATTATCGTTTATTTTTAATGGTGACATATTTAAAGAATATATATCAATTAACTTTTTTTCTAAAATATTGTTATTTAAAGGAGTTTTGAAGTCAATATTTTCTTTTGCTACATATACATAATCGAAATTAGAAACATTAGCTTTGAAAGAAATATATTTTTTTAATTTGGTTTCATCTAAAACTAAAAAATTTCCGAATATATTATTCATTGATCTTCTATAATCCAAACTCAAAATTGTTGAAATCTGTGTATCTTTCATGTATTTACTTATTTCAAAATCGTTGATAGTAGCATTTGGCGATTCATCGTATAACATATTGATAAAATAATCTTTTAAAATGTTTTCTGTTAAATTATTTTCTATTAAATTGTTTTCAGCATCGTAATTATCTGAATCAGCACCATTTACATTATTAGGTTCATACATAATAGTTATTAAAGTTGATTCGAAACTAATATCAGTTTCATCAGTAATTGAAAGAATTATATTTTTTAATTTAGATGATTCATATGTAAGTGTGTTTTCTGAAAAAAATGCTAAAGTTCTGTCATTTTCAATATTTGGTATTAAATCTTTTAATGAAAAAATCTTATCATTTGAGCTAATGGTTGCTGGAATAGTAATATTTGAAAAAATATATATATTTAATAATATAATTAATGCAAAAAATACTTTTTTCATATAATCACCACACGATATATAGTCTAATATATTTTTCAATAATAGGCGTATAAAATCCTTAAAAAAAATGCCCTTTCAAATTGAAAGGGCAACTTATATATTATTTTAATGATTCATATAGTAAATCAATTAACTCTTTCGATTGACCACCGGCTTTTTCTACATAATTTAAAATAGGAGATTTTTCTATTGTGTTTATTATCATAAGTGGATCATATACTATAACAGAGTGATATTCAATGTTATTATCTTTTACAACATAATATTTAGCAACTTCTTTTGCTGAAATTAAAGAATTCTTTGAAATTAAATTTATAATTTTTTCAATTATAATACTATCTTTATTATTTAATTTTTCCATATAATTATTTACTTTAGTAGTTATTATTTCTTTTCTTGAATTTAAATATTCTTCAAGTTGTTTCCTAGCATTTAAATTAGCTTTTGTATAACCAACAAATTTAGAAGAGTCATTACCAACAAAAACACCATCAAAAACAATTAATATATCTTTTTTCTTTAAATTTTTAATAATATCAGCATATGAATTATCAGTTTTTTCTATAACAGCATCTTTATCTATTTGAGATATCACAACATCTCCAACTTTTAAAGGTTTTGTTGATGGAAATAATGCTGAACATGAATTTAGTATAAATATTGAAGATAATAATATTAAAGTGATAAATTTTTTCATATTTTCCCTCCTTAGA contains these protein-coding regions:
- a CDS encoding flagella basal body P-ring formation protein FlgA; the protein is MKKVFFALIILLNIYIFSNITIPATISSNDKIFSLKDLIPNIENDRTLAFFSENTLTYESSKLKNIILSITDETDISFESTLITIMYEPNNVNGADSDNYDAENNLIENNLTENILKDYFINMLYDESPNATINDFEISKYMKDTQISTILSLDYRRSMNNIFGNFLVLDETKLKKYISFKANVSNFDYVYVAKENIDFKTPLNNNILEKKLIDIYSLNMSPLKINDNNIMKYYANRTIRKGEIIFENSVKKIPDVSAGQVIPLEVYFDGVKVLSWVKVLNDALIGETIMARNEKTGVLINGKLFPGPKLIIDIGGY